In one Cercospora beticola chromosome 1, complete sequence genomic region, the following are encoded:
- the MRS2 gene encoding magnesium ion transporter codes for MTRRSAAPLQSRTFTASTGHVQRRSQIARSDHDRIQRRTYASSPHHQETFWRRLRQSRSAAKPAANDNLPPLAGFLDDNAGLGGRIIKPSNELKLRCTEFDENGNVTLVNGEFRKSELIQKYSLLPRDLRKIDSSVLPHILVRPSAILINLLHLRCLIKHNRVLVFDVYGSTDSYAQSLFMYDLEGKLRQKQTTSAAGNLPYEFRALEAVLISVTSGLESEFEGVREPVVRVLRELEEDIDRDKLRHLLIYSKKLGTFEQKARLVRDAIDDLLEADDDLARMYLTEKAAGTEREDDNHEEVELLLESYHKVADEIVQVSSNIVSAIRNTEEIVRAILDANRNSLMLLDLKFSIGTLGISAGMFIAALYGMNLENFIEESNLGFFGVTAASTVLSIGACWWGLKKLRKVQRLSMWGEGGVIKNNARSSRGRWSEVEGRNDGEKPLAEAVAGIKKAEGLRSWKVAQNERLKHMHGDATKSAPPLALRTMR; via the coding sequence ATGACGAGGCGCTCCGCCGCGCCTTTGCAATCGCGAACCTTCACAGCGTCAACGGGACACGTCCAGCGACGTTCACAAATCGCGCGCAGCGACCACGATAGAATACAGCGTCGCACCTACGCATCCTCGCCGCACCATCAAGAGACCTTCTGGCGGCGGCTGCGACAGTCACGGAGCGCAGCAAAGCCTGCCGCCAACGACAATCTGCCTCCACTTGCCGGCTTCCTGGACGACAATGCTGGACTGGGCGGCAGGATCATCAAGCCCAGCAACGAGTTGAAGCTACGCTGCACCGAATtcgacgagaatggcaaTGTTACGCTGGTTAATGGCGAGTTCCGCAAAAGCGAGCTCATTCAGAAGTATTCGCTGCTACCGCGCGATTTGCGCAAGATCGATAGCAGCGTGCTGCCACACATTCTGGTCCGACCCTCGGCCATCTTGATCAATTTACTGCATCTGCGGTGCCTGATCAAGCACAACCGCGTTCTGGTCTTCGATGTCTATGGCTCCACCGATTCCTACGCACAAAGTCTGTTCATGTACGATCTGGAGGGCAAGCTCCGGCAAAAGCAGACGACAAGTGCTGCGGGGAATCTGCCTTACGAATTCCGAGCCCTCGAAGCGGTCCTCATCAGCGTTACCAGTGGGCTCGAAAGCGAGTTCGAGGGGGTGAGGGAACCTGTGGTGCGAGTGCTGCGAGAATTGGAAGAGGATATTGATCGTGACAAGCTACGACATCTGCTCATCTACTCGAAGAAGCTGGGCACATTTGAACAGAAGGCTCGCCTGGTGCGCGATGCGATCGACGATTTATTGGAAGCGGACGATGATCTAGCCCGCATGTACCTCACCGAAAAAGCTGCTGGGACAGAAAGGGAGGATGACAATCATGAAGAGGTGGAACTGCTCTTGGAATCGTATCACAAAGTGGCAGACGAGATTGTGCAAGTCTCATCTAACATCGTCAGCGCCATCCGAAACACAGAGGAGATCGTTCGTGCCATTCTGGATGCGAACCGCAACAGCCTCATGCTTCTCGATCTGAAGTTCAGCATCGGGACCTTGGGCATCAGTGCCGGCATGTTCATCGCCGCGCTGTACGGAATGAATCTGGAAAACTTCATCGAAGAGTCGAACCTAGGCTTCTTCGGTGTAACCGCCGCATCAACTGTGCTCTCGATCGGAGCATGCTGGTGGGGTCTCAAGAAGCTCCGCAAAGTGCAGAGACTTTCTATGTGGGGCGAGGGAGGCGTAATAAAGAACAATGCCCGGAGCTCAAGGGGCCGCTGGAGTGAGGTTGAAGGACGCAATGATGGCGAGAAGCCACTCGCTGAAGCAGTTGCCGGCATCAAGAAAGCTGAGGGTCTGAGATCATGGAAGGTCGCACAGAACGAGCGCTTGAAGCACATGCACGGCGACGCAACAAAATCTGCGCCTCCGCTCGCGCTGAGAACGATGAGATGA